Genomic segment of Triticum urartu cultivar G1812 unplaced genomic scaffold, Tu2.1 TuUngrouped_contig_7156, whole genome shotgun sequence:
TGTGATTGGCTTGTCTATCTGTAGATATATAAACCGATTGGACTACATAAACTAAGCCCAGAGCAATGGTTGTTGGATATGAGACTTTCCAATGAAACCATGCTGCATCATATCAGCACATCAATCATTTAATCGTTTCACTAACTCAGCGCAAGATGGACTAAAAATCTCTATAAAAAGGTGTACTACTAAACTACTAATTCCATAGACTGCCTGGCATAACAGGCACTAAGACTGGCATGTAGGCTTCTTCGCCGCCATGGTTAGCACTAGTTAGTAGTTACCAAACAATGgactgagatctgtttgccagtGTTGACTTTAATATATGAGAGTGTCTGATCTCTAACTAACTTCAGCTTGGCTACCTCTACAGCAGTGTCTGGTTTTAGTTTTGTACTGGTAGTATCGAGTGTTCATTTTGAACTTTGCTACTCGAGCTATGCATATTGAGAAGAACTAGAATCAAACTATAATAGACCTTACATCTCTGTAGTTCCATTCTGTTGTCCCCATTTCTATCATGATTGGAGATTTCACGGCCTACTTCTCATTCTAGAGAGATTCTGTTTCTCAAATCTGACCCTTGAATTATTCATCCAGCAACTACAACATCTTACTCACGAGAGACTGCTTGGCCTCCAACAAGATAAAGCCCGCAGTCAACCAAATTGAGATACACCCTTACTTACAGCCCAATTCCCCTGTGAAGTTGCCACACCTTTTTATTATTTTGCGGGGAAAGGGATTTCCTTGCTCAATCAAAGATTACAATCATTCCAAACAGGTACTTTGACTTCAGGTGAGTAATTACCAAGCCAGCATGCAGTGGATTGCTGCGACCGGACTCTCGAAGTGAGAGCATGGCCAGCCTCATTTTGAGTACGAGAAATCTTCGCATTCCTTTTTCCTGATATCAGCTGACTAATTTCCATCACCTAGTTTACATACATAGAGCAGCTCTGGCCTGGACACTTGACAAAATTGATATCCTCTTAAAAATCAATTTCCACCTTGGTTCTGGCCAGACTTGGTGGCCTATGGTCCACACTCCCAGTCAAAATAGGGCATGCGAAATTAGTTTCTGAGTCCAGACAATTAAATACCCAAGAAAAGAGCGCAAAATCAAGGTTAGAAGTGGCGAAAAATCTAGCTGGAGCGATGTATATCAGCCATGCATCTTGTGGCACTAAGAGTGCGCTTATAGGTGTACTGCCCGCTAAAAGGGTTCCTGAATATGCAGTAAAAATGACTTGAAACTTGAAAGCTTGCAGCCTGCGTTCGTAAATTGTCTAATCTAGTGGCCTAAGTCCTAACTAGCCGCCAACTAGTCAGACTGTTTGTTTGGGAGGTGTCTTGAATCGACTTGTCGACTTGAATACCTTGTTCCAGGTACTGTTGCATGAAAAGTTCATACATCCCCTCGTCTAGTAGTGGTTGATTAGTCAAATTTAATGAATCCCCTTGATTAGTAGTGTTGATTAGTCAGATTTAGCCTGTTGGAAGGCGTCTCGACTTGACTTGTCACTTAAAAAGAAAAACTTTCTCGAGACATTGTCAAGATGATGATTTTTTTTTATTCACAGCACCGTATCAAGATGATGCAACTACAGAAGAGGTCAACTTTTAGCCTTATTTTTCAAGCGGGAAAAGAGAGAGATAGCAACCTAATGCATTGATTGATGGGTTTCTTCATTCCCTCATTTTCTCCCAATTGACTTAGCCTGTCGTAGACCCTTATCCTCTTCCCAGGATTCCTTAAACAAGTCTGTGACAAGGGCAAATGTTGATTTTGGTTCCAGGAGTGAGACCATTATGCATGGTGAAGTTGCCTAGAAGTTCAGCTGATCTGGTTTGTGATAGTATGCAACTCACTCCAGGAATCTTCCTATAAGAATAGATTGCCATTTCCTAAAAAAAAGTGGAGTCGGTTGGAAGAAAGGTAACCTCCTCGTATGATTGGTTGACACTTGGTGCAGAATGCAGTTTTTGCCAATCCACATTCTCTTATTCCTAGAAACAATACTGGTAGTCAGGCACACCAATGGAATCAGTTCAAGCGAGGGTGACATGCATGAACCAGTTCTGGTACAAAGGTTGGACCTCGTCACAAGGATAATCAAGTTTAGACACCGTTCACATGGTTGACCGATACTCGAAGTTCATGAATTCCACTTCTATATACATTGCTGCTTTGCAATGACCAGCCTCTTCCCATACCACTTGACATCCCCTTCTCCCGAATCCCAAAGCCTCACACACAGTCCATAAGGCTATTTAGATTGCTTGATTGTGGGAAAGAAGACCCTGCAACAAATGGAGGGGGTGATAGCGGTTGCCATGACAGGAGCGATGTCATCACTCCTAAGCAAGCTCGCGGCCTTGCTGGAGAAGAAGTACAGGCTGTCCAAAGATGCGAAGAAGGAGATCATCTCTTTGAAAGATGAGATGAGCTCTATGAATGCTCTGCTCCTGAAGCTGTCTAGGTTCGACGAGCTCGATGAGCAACAGAAGGACTGGCGTGACAAGGTCCGTGAGCTATCTTATGGTATGGAAGACTGCATCGACATATTCATGAATGATCTTGATAGTGCTGATGCCAAGGATGGGCTTTTGGGTGAACTAAAGAAGCTCAAGGCTCACTACAAGATTGCTAACAGaattgaagaactcaaggctcAGGTCTTGGAAGCAAGCGATCGTCACAATAGATATAAGCTTGATGAGCATGTTGGTTCTTCTCGGGGCCCTGAAGCTATTGACCCTCGTGTACAGGCACTCTACACCGAGGCCAGTAGCCTTGTAGGTATAGATCGCCCAAAGGTCAAGCTTATCGAGTTGCTGAGGATGGAGGAGAATGCACCACAACTTCATGTGGTATCAGTTGTTGGATTTGGAGGCATGGGCAAGACAACGCTTGCCAAACAAGTTCATGATAAGATCAAAAGCCAATTTGATTGCACAGCCTTTGTATCGGTGGCTCAAAATCCCAGTCTTATCAAGGTATTGTCAGATATACTCTCTGGAGTTTGGGGGCAGGTGCCTTCTTTCCTGAATGAAGAGCGCCAACTGATCGACAAACTTAGGGAAGTTCTCCAAAACAAAAGGTATGCTCCTATGACTAGATCAGCTATAACAAATGATTACTATGTATGAATAGCCACATCGTAATTGGATAACCTCCATAGAATTGACTAGTTAAGTACTATCACTTCTTTATCTGTGCTGGTTCGCAATTACATTTGCATGGCCCCATACTCTGTTGACACTTCAGACATGCCGTTACTTCTCTGACTTATCGAACTACTTGGGCTTGGTCATTTTTGCCTTTCTGTAAAACAAAGTCCACTTAAATCCATGGCATGCTTAGATCCTGAAACCAATAGTTTGTGAATGTTGTAGATCAAGGATATGTATACCCATATGACGTATCCAACTAGACTAAATGTGGGACGTTACCACCAGAGAGCACCACCATATGAGATAGGATTTGTTAGTACACAAAGCAAATTTTAGTTTGGTCTGAGACTTTGAGCACAGAAGGCACTACTTAGAAGTGGAGGCCTAAACTTCACTGTCATTTATGTTTCTAAATTGGAGAAATATAAATTTAAGTCTCAAACTTGTATACAAAGTAACTTCTGATCAGAATTACTCAAGTGGAATTTACAAGTAATCAAGATTCAAACTAAGCTGCAATTAGAAATATTTATTAGAAATTTTGCGAGTCTTTTATCTGTATATTTCTCAATTGAGACCCAAAGTGGTCAGACCCTTCCCTGGACCTGCGCTAGAGGGAACTACCTGCATCGGGCCGCATTTTTTTATTTGTATATTTCTCAATCATGCATGCTGGAAAAATTCTAGTGGTCTTTTTTTTTCTTAACCATGCAGGAGAACTGCACGTATAAAATTCCAGTGGTCTATCCGGGCTCTGCACAGGGTTCTTAGATATATGTGAAGTTAATGATGATACTTTCACTCACATTTGTTTTTTAACAATCTGTAATTACACAAATTTAACTAGCATATGTAAGAGCGATAATACCGTGGTATCCTGCTGTGGTTCTATACTATTAGTGTCACAAATCGTATTTCATATTGTTTGACAGGTACCTCATCGTCATTGATGATATATGGACAATGGAAGCCTGGAACATTATCAAATGTTCTTTGATGGAGAATAATAATGGCAGTAGAGTTATAACAACTACACGTATTGAAGATGTAGCTCAGGCATGTTCTTGTTCACATGGCCATGTTTACAAGCTCAAACCTCTTAATGATCTTGACTCAAGGAGATTATTCCATGGAAGGATTTTCCCCTCTGAAGATGCTTGTCCTGAGAAACTAATGAATGTTTCTGATGAAATTCTAAAGAAATGTCAAGGGGTTCCACTAGCCATACTGACTGTAGCCAGCCTTTTGGCTAATCATAAGGAGGTAAATTCAAAGGATTTCTGGGAAATGATACAAAACTATTTAAGTTTACAGTTGGAAGGAAACCCTGCTTTTCAATGGATGAGACATGTCCTTAATCTTGGATACAGTTATTTATCTCTGGATCTCAAGACCTGCATGCTATATCTTGGTATATTTCCTGAAGATTCTGAAATAAGAAAGGATGATTTGGTTAAGAGATGGGTCGCCGAGGGTTTTGTTGGCCTAGAGGAGATGGCAGAAAGTTATTTTAGTGAGCTCATCAATAAAAACATGATCCAAATAGCCAGGTTTGATGACTGTGGGAATGTGCTGTCTTGTCGAGTGCATGATCTAATGCTTGACTTTATCATACTGAAGTCCACAGAAGAAAACTTTATCACTGTAATTAAGGAATCCCCTATTATTCGTGATCCACATACCAGGAAATGCTCCATGGAAGTTCGCCGACTATCCCTCCAAGTCAGAAATTCAGAATGCAATCATGTGGTAGGGAGCATTGCTTTAGCCCAAGTTAGGTCATTTAACTTTTGGGGCCCTGGTCAATGTATGCCTTCTCTCTCGAGGTTTCAACTCGTGCGAGTTCTACATCTTGATGTTTATGATACCAAGGAAGAGCAGTATGATCTATCTTCTATATGCAATTTGTTCCTACTGAGATATTTGAGGATTGGAGGTTTGAAGTGTGAGAAACTCCTAAAACAATTGCAAAAATTGAAACATCTGAAGATATTGGAGATCGTCGGTGGAGAAAATGGTGCATGGCTGGATGTTCGCTACTTACCCTCAATGTTGTGGCATCTCATCATTCCTTCAGATCTGTCTTTGTTTGGTGGGATCGGCAGGATGGAAGCCCTCCGTACTTTGCATGAACTTCGCATCACAGATTTTGGGCTCCTGGATGAATTCAATCTGAGGACAAAAGTTGATCTGAAGACAAATCTGGAGATCCTGAAGGAACTCGGTaatctgaagaacttgagagagCTAAAGCTTCACCTGTCCGGACTCACTAACGCTTTTGAAGACTGTCTACTCCCTTCGCTCTGTAGGCTCAGCAGCCTTCAATCCCTAACCACTAGTGGAGACCACTTAAATGGTGATTGCTTGGCTTATTGGACCCCACCTCCACGCCATCTTTATAGATTGCACGTGCTGAACTGCCCCTTCTCCATGGTCCCAGATTGGATTGTGCGACTTGAAAATCTCAAAAGCTTGGAGATGCAACTTGTGTCACTGCCGAGGATTGGTGTTGAGGTTCTCTCCAGTCTGACCTCACTGGTGCACCTTACATTGCGTGTTAGGGATCATGCTCCCGAAGAAGACGTCGTCGTTATCCGTGGTTCAACGTTCCCAAACCTCAAGAATCTTGTCTTCACATATGAAGTGCCTTGCCTGGTGTTCGAGGCAGGGGCTATGCCAAGGCTCGAGGACCTCACTATAGAGTGTTGCGCAGAAGCTGTGCAGCACGCCGATGGTGTTCTTGATGGCATCGAGCACCTGGGAAGTCTCAAGGCATGCAAGGTGAACATTTACAAGCGGGCCGGGCTCTTTAGGCAAAGTTGTTTTCATATGATGGTATGCAGTTCATGTGGAATGGAAGAAAAGGATCCACACATGCAGGGGCAGAGTCTTCAGGCTGCGATCAGGGAGGCGATCAACAAGCACCCGGGTAATCCCAATATCAGCATTATAACTTTTTGATAGTGCGATCAAGTGAAGGAGATGGGAGGAAGCACCCAAGTCAAAAAGGTAGGATAAGAAAATTTCCATACTGTTGTACTTTGTATCCTTTTATTTATGTTTTGTGAAAGcaaaacattttttttgcgaGTGGAAAACAAAACATATTGCTTTTACATATTTGGCCAATGATAGAACTCCACCATGAAGCATGCCACATGTTTGTAATACATGGTTTTGTGGAGTATATAACCCTCTCCACTCACTAATTCCTGTTGGCATAACTGTTTTTTTTAACAATCGTTGGCATAACTGTGATCTATTATGCAGGTGTTTGTTCTTGTGTATCAAATGGTTGCGATGTGAGCAGATGAAAGCTAGGGCCAAGCGATTGGAGTGTTGGGGCTTTACTACAACGCCTCAGTACAAGGAGCAAATGGAAGCTAGGGCCAAGCGATTAGGGTGGCTTATGAGGGAGTTTATGTCCCAATTTGAAATGTCTCCAAAAGAATGTCCCAATTTGAATGATGAGCCTGTAATTTTTTCCCATGCTAAGTTGATATGGTGTGTTTATTTTGTTTTGAGCTTGTAATCCTTGTAGCTATGACACGCTAATAAACATTGGGTTGTGTGCATTCGCAATATAGAGGCTGGAGGCAATATATATTTTATTTTCTAAAGAAAAAGCACTTTGAAATTAGAAACCGTGCATGTCGCACATTGGATCGACTAACTAATTTAGATATTATGAAATGAAGTTCAATTCTGAAGACATTTATTATATATAATGTGGTTGAAAAATCATCAGATGCACGGTATTCAATACGGTTCAGTTAGAACTTTAGTTGTGTGAGCGAGTGGCGCTCCATGTTTTGTAATAAGTTCATTCAGGTTGCTACACGTTGTGTGAGGGTTTGCCACGTTGGATGGATGGGGCACTTTTTGAACCTTGTAAGAACTTGCTGTTGGTTTCAATGAATTTGGGAGCGAGAGCTTATTAATTTGAAAAGGTACAGTATGAGATAGTGTTCGAATTTGCAATT
This window contains:
- the LOC125531465 gene encoding disease resistance protein RGA5-like encodes the protein MEGVIAVAMTGAMSSLLSKLAALLEKKYRLSKDAKKEIISLKDEMSSMNALLLKLSRFDELDEQQKDWRDKVRELSYGMEDCIDIFMNDLDSADAKDGLLGELKKLKAHYKIANRIEELKAQVLEASDRHNRYKLDEHVGSSRGPEAIDPRVQALYTEASSLVGIDRPKVKLIELLRMEENAPQLHVVSVVGFGGMGKTTLAKQVHDKIKSQFDCTAFVSVAQNPSLIKVLSDILSGVWGQVPSFLNEERQLIDKLREVLQNKRYLIVIDDIWTMEAWNIIKCSLMENNNGSRVITTTRIEDVAQACSCSHGHVYKLKPLNDLDSRRLFHGRIFPSEDACPEKLMNVSDEILKKCQGVPLAILTVASLLANHKEVNSKDFWEMIQNYLSLQLEGNPAFQWMRHVLNLGYSYLSLDLKTCMLYLGIFPEDSEIRKDDLVKRWVAEGFVGLEEMAESYFSELINKNMIQIARFDDCGNVLSCRVHDLMLDFIILKSTEENFITVIKESPIIRDPHTRKCSMEVRRLSLQVRNSECNHVVGSIALAQVRSFNFWGPGQCMPSLSRFQLVRVLHLDVYDTKEEQYDLSSICNLFLLRYLRIGGLKCEKLLKQLQKLKHLKILEIVGGENGAWLDVRYLPSMLWHLIIPSDLSLFGGIGRMEALRTLHELRITDFGLLDEFNLRTKVDLKTNLEILKELGNLKNLRELKLHLSGLTNAFEDCLLPSLCRLSSLQSLTTSGDHLNGDCLAYWTPPPRHLYRLHVLNCPFSMVPDWIVRLENLKSLEMQLVSLPRIGVEVLSSLTSLVHLTLRVRDHAPEEDVVVIRGSTFPNLKNLVFTYEVPCLVFEAGAMPRLEDLTIECCAEAVQHADGVLDGIEHLGSLKACKVNIYKRAGLFRQSCFHMMVCSSCGMEEKDPHMQGQSLQAAIREAINKHPGNPNISIITF